One part of the Nostoc sp. PCC 7120 = FACHB-418 genome encodes these proteins:
- a CDS encoding ABC transporter ATP-binding protein, with product MKTRSNYWQLLPYIRPQWQNITKGLVGIVGYVLATLTLINFAGKLANPFGQGNVVAIAQLAAILGLVFLVRGFFQSVQDIYMSKAALRIAFYLRKQVYGHLQKLDLSYFETAKAGDLSYRLTEDIDRIGEVVNKLFHDFIPCVLQLIAIPIYMIYLNWQLTLATVIVAPFMGILIGWFGERLRKYSLRSQNRVSDLSAILTEVFSGIRLIRAFAAENYEVTRFSREAERSFQAKYSAERLKAVQIPIVGFLEALSALSLLLVGAWQIQQNNLTVGEFFSYLAAAGLLIDPIGHVTNNYNEFKQGEASVDRIFELMAIQPTVLEKPNAVTLPPVKGKVEYSGVTFAYKPGETVLKDINLLAMPGEAIAFVGASGAGKTTFVNLLPRFYDPSAGQILIDGVDIRDVRLQSLRRQIGIVPQETIMFSGTVAQNIAFGQDIFDLEAVAAAAKIANAHQFISQLPEGYNTWVGERGVNLSGGQRQRIAIARAVLLNPQILILDEATSALDSESEALVQEALERLMQNRTVFIIAHRLSTVRRCDRILVLERGQIVESGTHEELLALENRYARFYTQQFS from the coding sequence TTGAAAACCCGTTCTAATTACTGGCAACTGCTGCCCTATATTAGACCCCAGTGGCAGAATATCACGAAAGGACTTGTCGGCATTGTGGGATACGTGCTGGCTACCTTAACCTTAATTAATTTTGCAGGCAAGTTAGCTAATCCTTTTGGACAAGGTAATGTAGTGGCGATCGCTCAATTAGCCGCTATCTTGGGCTTGGTGTTTCTTGTCCGGGGCTTTTTTCAGTCTGTGCAAGATATCTATATGTCTAAGGCTGCTTTGCGGATAGCTTTTTATCTCCGCAAGCAGGTATATGGGCATTTGCAAAAGCTAGATTTAAGCTATTTTGAAACAGCCAAAGCAGGTGATTTATCTTACCGCCTCACAGAAGATATTGACCGCATTGGTGAAGTTGTCAATAAACTGTTTCACGACTTTATTCCCTGCGTGTTGCAGTTAATAGCCATTCCCATCTACATGATTTACCTGAATTGGCAACTCACCTTAGCAACGGTGATTGTTGCCCCATTCATGGGAATTTTAATTGGTTGGTTTGGGGAACGTTTGCGTAAATACTCCCTGAGGAGCCAAAATCGTGTGTCTGATTTGTCGGCAATCCTCACAGAAGTTTTCAGTGGGATTCGGCTGATTAGGGCATTTGCCGCAGAGAATTACGAGGTGACTAGATTTAGCCGAGAAGCTGAACGCAGTTTTCAAGCCAAATACTCTGCCGAACGCTTGAAGGCCGTGCAAATTCCCATTGTGGGATTTTTGGAAGCTTTGAGTGCCTTATCCTTGCTTTTGGTGGGCGCGTGGCAAATTCAGCAAAATAATTTAACGGTGGGAGAATTTTTCAGTTATCTAGCCGCCGCCGGGTTGTTAATTGATCCCATCGGTCATGTGACGAATAATTACAACGAATTTAAGCAAGGGGAAGCCTCTGTTGACCGGATTTTTGAATTAATGGCGATACAGCCGACAGTTTTAGAAAAGCCTAATGCTGTTACCTTACCTCCAGTTAAGGGGAAAGTAGAATACAGTGGTGTCACCTTTGCCTATAAACCAGGGGAAACTGTCTTAAAAGATATTAATTTGTTAGCTATGCCAGGGGAAGCGATCGCCTTTGTAGGTGCTTCTGGGGCTGGTAAAACTACCTTTGTTAATCTCCTCCCCCGTTTTTATGACCCTTCAGCCGGACAAATCTTGATTGACGGCGTAGATATTCGGGATGTCAGACTACAGAGTTTGCGGCGACAAATTGGCATTGTTCCCCAAGAAACTATTATGTTTTCTGGGACAGTTGCTCAAAATATCGCCTTTGGACAGGACATATTTGATTTAGAAGCAGTCGCCGCCGCCGCCAAAATTGCTAACGCCCATCAATTTATTAGCCAACTGCCAGAAGGTTACAATACTTGGGTGGGCGAACGGGGTGTAAATTTATCTGGTGGACAACGCCAAAGAATAGCTATTGCCCGTGCTGTGCTGCTGAACCCACAAATTTTGATTTTAGATGAGGCGACATCAGCCTTAGATTCTGAGTCGGAGGCGTTAGTACAGGAAGCCTTGGAAAGATTAATGCAGAATCGTACAGTATTTATTATTGCTCACCGCTTAAGTACAGTGAGAAGATGCGATCGCATTTTAGTTTTAGAGCGAGGACAAATTGTCGAATCAGGCACTCACGAGGAACTGTTAGCCCTGGAAAATCGTTATGCCAGGTTTTACACTCAACAATTTTCCTAA
- a CDS encoding YkvA family protein: MNFSIQSLYNWYRGLLQNPKYRWWVILGTIVYIVSPIDIAPDFLPVVGQIDDFLVLSILVTEVSGLVLEGWKARKGDSNAATDSPATEETVDVDAVSVK, translated from the coding sequence ATGAATTTCTCAATCCAATCACTGTATAATTGGTATCGTGGGTTACTACAAAATCCTAAATACCGTTGGTGGGTAATTCTAGGAACAATTGTTTATATCGTCAGCCCAATTGATATTGCTCCAGATTTCCTTCCCGTGGTGGGACAGATTGATGATTTTTTAGTTTTGTCAATCTTAGTTACTGAGGTATCCGGGCTGGTGCTTGAAGGTTGGAAAGCGCGGAAGGGTGATTCTAACGCCGCAACAGATTCTCCCGCTACAGAAGAAACTGTTGATGTCGATGCTGTCTCTGTCAAGTAG